Below is a genomic region from Fusobacterium canifelinum.
AAGTAAAATTTGGGATATAAAAATTGAGAAGAAAAAAGAACTTGTTGAATATTTAAGAGAAACACAAGGAATTGATATAAATCCAAATTCTATATTTGATGTACAAGTTAAAAGATTACATGAATATAAGAGACAATTATTAAATATTTTCCAAGTTTATGATTTATATCAACAATTAAAACAAAATCCTAATATGGATTTTGTACCTACAACTTATATCTATGGAGCTAAGGCTGCACCAGGTTATAAAGTAGCAAAAGGAATTATTCGTTTAATTAATGATATTGCACAAATAATAAATGGAGATGATGAAATAAAAGATAGATTAAAAGTTGTCTTTGTTGAGAATTATAGAGTTACAGTTGCTGAAAAAATATTCCCTGCTGCTGATATTTCAGAACAAATTTCAACTGCTGGGAAAGAAGCATCAGGTACTGGAAATATGAAATTTATGCTTAATGGGGCAATAACATTAGGTACATTAGATGGAGCCAATGTTGAAATTGCAAAAGAAGCTGGAGAAGAAAATGAATATATTTTTGGTATGAGGGTTAAAGATATTGAAGAGCTTAGAAAAAAAGGATATGACCCAAGATTCCCGTATAATAATGTAACAGGATTGAAACAAGTTGTTGATGCTCTAATTGATGGAAGACTAAGTGATTTAGGAAGTGGAATTTATAGAGAAATTCACTCTTTATTAATGGAAAGAGGAGATCAATATTTTGTTTTAGAAGATTTTGAGGACTATAGAAGAAAACAACGAGAAATTAACAGAGACTATAAAGATAAAATTTCTTGGGCAAAAAAAATGTTAAAGAATATTGCTAATGCTGGAAAATTTTCTTCTGATAGAACAATTCTTGAATATGCAAATGAAATTTGGAATATAAAAGAAACAAAAATAAAATAATATAAAATATTTACAACATAAATGAGGTGATACTTATGTCTGGACAAATGGAACAATATTTATTTCACCGTGGAGAATATAGGCAAGCCTATGAATATTTTGGAGCACACCCTACACGAAATTCAACTGTATTTCGGATATGGGCACCATCTGCAAAATCAGTAGCTGTTGTTGGAGATTTTAATGATTGGACAGCAAGAGATGAAGATTATTGTTATAAACTAACTAATGAAGGAATATGGGAAGTAGAAATTAAAAAAATAAAAAAAGGTAATTTATATAAATATCAAATTGAAACTTCTTGGGGAGAAAAAATATTAAAATCTGACCCCTATGCATTTTATTCTGAACTTAGACCTCAAACAGCTTCTATTATAAATGGAAAACCTAAGTTTCGTTGGGCTGATAAAAGATGGCTTAATAATAGAGAGATAGGCTATGCAAAACCAATTAATATATATGAAGTTCACCTTGGTTCTTGGAAGAAAAAAGAGGATGGAACTTACTATAATTATAAAGAAATAGCAGAATTATTAGTTGAATATATGTTAGAAATGAACTATACTCACATTGAAATTATGCCTATTATTGAATATCCTTTCGACGGTTCTTGGGGATATCAAGGTACAGGGTATTATTCTGTAACCAGTCGTTATGGTACACCAGAAGATTTCATGTATTTTGTAAACTATTTTCATAAGAATAATTTAGGTGTAATATTAGATTGGGTTCCTGGACATTTTTGTAAAGATTCACATGGACTATATCGTTTTGATGGTAGTGCTTGTTATGAATATGAAGATCCTTCTCTTGGAGAAAATGAATGGGGAAGTGCAAACTTTAATGTTTCAAGAAATGAAGTAAGAAGCTTTTTACTTTCTAATTTATACTTTTGGATAAAAGAATTTCATATTGATGGTATAAGAATGGATGCCATTTCTAATATGCTTTATCATAGAGATGGTTTAAGTGAAAATAAACTTTCAGTTGAATTTTTACAATATCTAAATCAAAGTTTACACGAAGAATATCCAGATGTAATATTGGTAGCAGAAGATTCTTCAGCTTGGCCATTGGTAACAAAATATCAAGCCGATGGTGGACTTGGTTTTGATTTCAAATGGAATATGGGTTGGATGAATGATACATTAAAATATATGGAACAAGATCCATTTTTTAGAAAATCACATCATGGAAAATTAACATTTTCTTTTATGTATGCTTTTTCAGAAAATTTTATTTTACCATTATCACATGATGAAATAGTGCATGGAAAAAATTCTATTCTGAATAAAATGCCAGGATATTATGAAGATAAATTAGCTCATGTTAAAAATTTATATTCTTATCAAATGGCTCATCCAGGTAAAAAATTAAATTTTATGGGGAATGAATTTGTTCAAGGTTTAGAATGGAGATACTATGAGCAATTAGAATGGCAATTATTAAAAGATAACAAAGGTTCACAAGATATTCAAAAATATGTTAAGGCTTTGAATAAGTTATATTTAGAAGAAGAAGCTCTTTGGCATGATGGACAAGATGGTTTTGAATGGATAGAACATGAAAATATAAATGAAAATATGTTGATATTTTTAAGAAAAACTCCTAACATAGAAGATTTTATTATAGCAGTATTTAATTTTTCTGGAAAAGATCATGAAAAATACCCTCTTGGAGTTCCACTGGAAGAGGGAGAATATGAAGCTATTTTAGATAGTAATGAAAAAAAATTTGGTGGTTCTTATCAAGGAAGAAAAAGAAAATACAAAGCAATTAAAAAATCTTGGAATTATAGAGAGCAGTACATAGAAATAAAAATTGCTAAAAATTCAGCTGTATTTTTAAAATATAAAAAGTAAAATATAAAAAGGGAAATAAGGAGGGCTTGGTAATGAAGAAAAAAAGAATTATTGCTATGATATTAGCAGGAGGACAAGGGACTCGTCTAAAAGAATTAACAGAGGACTTAGCAAAACCAGCTGTAGCTTTTGGGGGAAAGTACCGAATAATTGATTTTACTTTAACAAATTGTTCTAATTCAGGAATAGATACTGTTGGTGTCTTAACTCAATATGAACCTCGCATATTAAATAATCATATTGGTAGAGGTTCTCCTTGGGATTTAGATAGAATGGATGGTGGAGTTACAGTATTACAACCTCATACAAGAAAAAATGATGAAAAAGGTTGGTATAAGGGAACAGCTAATGCTATCTATCAAAATATAAAATTTATAGAAGAATATGATCCAGAATACATTTTAATTTTATCAGGCGATCATATCTATAAAATGAATTATGATAAAATGTTACAATTTCATATTCAAAAAAATGCAGATGTTACAATAGGAGTTTTTAAAGTTCCTTTAGCAGATGCATCAAGTTTTGGAATTATGAATACAAGAGATGATATGTCTATATATGAATTTGAAGAAAAACCTAAAGAGCCAAAAAGTGATTTAGCTTCAATGGGAATATATATTTTTAATTGGCAATTATTAAAAAAATTTTTAGATGAAGATGAAAAAGATCCTAATTCAAGTAATGATTTTGGAAAAAATATAATTCCAAGTATGTTAAATGATGGTAAAAAGATGTTTGCATATCCATTTAAAGGATATTGGAGAGATGTTGGAACTATTCAAAGTTTCTGGGATGCACATATGGATTTATTATCAGATGATAATGAGCTTGATCTATTTGATAAGTCTTGGAGAGTAAATACAAGACAAGGTATATATACTCCATCTTATTTTACTAAGGAATCAAAAATCAAAAATACCTTAATAGATAAAGGTTGTCTTGTAGAAGGAGAAATAGAACATTCTATTATATTTTCTGGTGTTAAAATAGGTAAAAATTCTAAAATTATAGATTCTATAATTATGGCGGATACCGAAATTGGTGACAATGTAATTATTAAAAAAGCTATAATAGCAAATGATGTGAAAATAGCAGATAATATACTTATTGGTGATGGTGAAAAAATTGCTGTTGTAGGGGAGAAAAAAATTATAGATAGTCAATCATTAGTAAAATAACGAGAATGGAGGCTTGAGATATGATAAGAAATTATATGGCAATTATTTATTTAGGTGATAGCAAAGAAAATATAAGTCCTTTAACTAAAGTTAGGGCTTTGGCATCTATTCCTGTTGGAGGTTCATATAGAATTATAGATTTTTCTTTATCTAATGTAGTTAATGCTGGAATAAGAAATGTTGGTTTATTTTGTGGAAATGAAGAATTAAACTCTTTAACTGATCATATTGGTATGGGAGCTGAATGGGATTTAGCAAGAAAAAAAGATGGAATATTTATCTTTAAAAGAATGTTGGATGATAACTTTTCTTTAAATCAATCACGAATCAGTAAAAATATGGAATACTTTTTCAGAAGTACTCAACAAAATATTGTAGTTTTAAATGCACATATGGTTTATAATTTAGATGTAAGTGATTTAATTGAAAAACATGAAGCCTCAGGAAAAGAAATAACAATGGTCTATAAAAAAGTTAAAAAAGCCAATGAACATTTTAACCACTGTTCTTCAGTAAAAATTGATGAAAATAATCGTGTTGTTGGAATAGGACAAAATTTATTCTTTAAAGAAGAAGAAAATATTTCTTTAGATGCTTTTGTTTTGAGTAAAGAACTTATGTTGAAGTTGCTAGTTGACAGTATACAAGAAGGAAAATATAATGTACTTTCTGAGTTAATTGCAAGAAATTTACCTTCTTTAAATATAAATGCCTATGAATTTAAAGGATATTTACAATGTATAAATTCTACAAGAGAATATTTTAATTTTAATATGAATTTATTAAAGTCTGAAATAAGAGATGATGTCTTCGGAATAAAATCAGGTAGAAAAATACTTACAAAAGTAAAAGATACTCCACCTACTCTTTTTAAAGAAACAGCTAATGTAGAAAATTCATTAGTTTCTAATGGATGTATTATTGAAGGTACAGTTAAAAATAGTATTCTTTCAAGAGGTGCTATCATAGAAAAAGATGTAATTTTAGAAGACTGTGTAATTTTACAAGATTGTCATATTAAAGCAGGAGCACATTTAAAAAATGTTATAGTAGATAAAAATAATATTATTCATGAAAATGAAAAATTATCTGCTTCAAAAGAATATCCATTAGTTATAGAAAAGAGTATGAAATGGAATACAAAACAATATCAAGATTTAATGGATTATATTAGAAATAAATAAAAATGGAGGGCAAGGAATGAAAGTTCTTTTTGCAACAGGAGAAGCTTTTCCATTTGTTAAAACAGGAGGTTTGGGAGATGTATCTTACTCTCTTCCAAAAGCCTTAGTACAAAAGGAAAATGTTGATGTTAGAGTTATTTTACCTAAGTATAGTAAAATTTCAAGTGAATTATTAAAAAATGCTAGACACTTAGGTCATAAAGAAATTTGGGTTGCACATCATAATGAATATGTTGGAATTGAAGAAGTTAAATTAGAAGGCGTCATTTACTATTTGGTAGATAATGAAAGATATTTTAAGAGACTTAATGTCTATGGTGAATTTGATGACTGTGAAAGATTTTTATTTTTCTCTAAAGCAGTTGTTGAAACTATGGATATTACAAATTTTAAACCTGATATCATTCATTGTAATGACTGGCAATCAGCTCTTATACCTATATATTTAAAGGAAAGAGGGATATATGATGTGAAAACTATTTTTACTATCCATAACCTTAGATTTCAAGGCTTTTTCTTTAATAATGTAATAGAAGATTTATTAGAAATTGATA
It encodes:
- the glgB gene encoding 1,4-alpha-glucan branching protein GlgB; translation: MSGQMEQYLFHRGEYRQAYEYFGAHPTRNSTVFRIWAPSAKSVAVVGDFNDWTARDEDYCYKLTNEGIWEVEIKKIKKGNLYKYQIETSWGEKILKSDPYAFYSELRPQTASIINGKPKFRWADKRWLNNREIGYAKPINIYEVHLGSWKKKEDGTYYNYKEIAELLVEYMLEMNYTHIEIMPIIEYPFDGSWGYQGTGYYSVTSRYGTPEDFMYFVNYFHKNNLGVILDWVPGHFCKDSHGLYRFDGSACYEYEDPSLGENEWGSANFNVSRNEVRSFLLSNLYFWIKEFHIDGIRMDAISNMLYHRDGLSENKLSVEFLQYLNQSLHEEYPDVILVAEDSSAWPLVTKYQADGGLGFDFKWNMGWMNDTLKYMEQDPFFRKSHHGKLTFSFMYAFSENFILPLSHDEIVHGKNSILNKMPGYYEDKLAHVKNLYSYQMAHPGKKLNFMGNEFVQGLEWRYYEQLEWQLLKDNKGSQDIQKYVKALNKLYLEEEALWHDGQDGFEWIEHENINENMLIFLRKTPNIEDFIIAVFNFSGKDHEKYPLGVPLEEGEYEAILDSNEKKFGGSYQGRKRKYKAIKKSWNYREQYIEIKIAKNSAVFLKYKK
- a CDS encoding glucose-1-phosphate adenylyltransferase, with translation MKKKRIIAMILAGGQGTRLKELTEDLAKPAVAFGGKYRIIDFTLTNCSNSGIDTVGVLTQYEPRILNNHIGRGSPWDLDRMDGGVTVLQPHTRKNDEKGWYKGTANAIYQNIKFIEEYDPEYILILSGDHIYKMNYDKMLQFHIQKNADVTIGVFKVPLADASSFGIMNTRDDMSIYEFEEKPKEPKSDLASMGIYIFNWQLLKKFLDEDEKDPNSSNDFGKNIIPSMLNDGKKMFAYPFKGYWRDVGTIQSFWDAHMDLLSDDNELDLFDKSWRVNTRQGIYTPSYFTKESKIKNTLIDKGCLVEGEIEHSIIFSGVKIGKNSKIIDSIIMADTEIGDNVIIKKAIIANDVKIADNILIGDGEKIAVVGEKKIIDSQSLVK
- the glgD gene encoding glucose-1-phosphate adenylyltransferase subunit GlgD, with amino-acid sequence MIRNYMAIIYLGDSKENISPLTKVRALASIPVGGSYRIIDFSLSNVVNAGIRNVGLFCGNEELNSLTDHIGMGAEWDLARKKDGIFIFKRMLDDNFSLNQSRISKNMEYFFRSTQQNIVVLNAHMVYNLDVSDLIEKHEASGKEITMVYKKVKKANEHFNHCSSVKIDENNRVVGIGQNLFFKEEENISLDAFVLSKELMLKLLVDSIQEGKYNVLSELIARNLPSLNINAYEFKGYLQCINSTREYFNFNMNLLKSEIRDDVFGIKSGRKILTKVKDTPPTLFKETANVENSLVSNGCIIEGTVKNSILSRGAIIEKDVILEDCVILQDCHIKAGAHLKNVIVDKNNIIHENEKLSASKEYPLVIEKSMKWNTKQYQDLMDYIRNK